The Sphingopyxis fribergensis genome contains a region encoding:
- a CDS encoding FkbM family methyltransferase, translating to MNDIANLRGHSFLPMGKLQERAFRITNAALIGALVGLHRLFGVETIYRIGHHGVAALFEDNWFAYSLKEFGCTGNVDYAQDAENMTRHELFKRIRPSDVVYDIGAHGGVYSVTLKSRFPKSQVFSFEPQPEDLLVNLRLNQMATDNVHEIAVGNIVGVVRMTTRERSSNHVNIAGDREVRMVRLDEYTAAQNIPDPDWIKIDIEGMELPALIGAEALIRRSRPTIICEINHLHNRFGTTVPDILRWLRSVDYEAHRLTGNSLIPIPGAIDFASLGYSADRNFWFMPASRQ from the coding sequence TTGAATGACATCGCAAATTTGCGCGGCCATTCGTTTTTGCCCATGGGAAAATTGCAAGAGCGAGCGTTCCGAATCACCAATGCCGCTTTGATCGGCGCTCTTGTCGGGCTTCATCGCTTGTTCGGTGTAGAAACCATTTACCGCATAGGACATCATGGCGTCGCGGCCCTATTCGAGGACAATTGGTTTGCTTATTCGCTGAAGGAATTTGGCTGCACCGGCAACGTCGACTATGCGCAAGACGCCGAGAATATGACGCGCCATGAGTTATTCAAACGCATCAGGCCCTCCGATGTCGTTTATGATATTGGCGCCCACGGCGGGGTGTACAGTGTCACCCTGAAAAGTCGCTTTCCAAAAAGCCAAGTCTTCTCGTTCGAGCCGCAACCAGAAGATCTGCTGGTAAACCTGCGCCTCAATCAAATGGCGACGGACAATGTCCACGAGATAGCCGTTGGCAACATCGTCGGCGTTGTTCGAATGACCACGCGGGAGCGGTCAAGCAATCACGTCAACATCGCAGGCGACCGAGAGGTACGGATGGTTCGCCTGGACGAATACACGGCGGCTCAAAATATCCCGGACCCGGATTGGATCAAAATCGATATTGAAGGAATGGAGTTGCCCGCTCTGATCGGCGCAGAGGCTTTAATTCGAAGGTCTCGGCCAACCATCATTTGCGAGATTAATCATCTGCACAATCGGTTCGGCACGACAGTCCCCGATATTCTCCGTTGGCTTCGATCTGTCGACTATGAAGCGCACCGACTAACCGGCAACAGCCTGATACCAATCCCCGGAGCGATCGATTTTGCGTCGCTCGGATATTCGGCTGACAGGAACTTCTGGTTCATGCCTGCATCGCGGCAATAG